From Halichoerus grypus chromosome 6, mHalGry1.hap1.1, whole genome shotgun sequence, one genomic window encodes:
- the ENKUR gene encoding enkurin, with amino-acid sequence MDTTCFSESIYNLIPIDSKEPPQPPRYISIFKTSVKDNLQKHKAAMKTMGPPKVEVPSPKDFLKKHSKEKTLPPKKRFDRNEPKKPPVPLRTDHPVMGLQSEKNFINTNAANVIMGVARKPKPIYVDKRTGDQHDLETSGLVPKYINKKDYGITPEYIHKRNEEVKKAQEEYDNYIQENLRKAAMKRLPDEEREAVLQGLKKNWEEVHKEFQSLLVFNDSIPKKIRKQKLEEEMKQLEHDISIIEKHKIIYIANK; translated from the exons gtaCATATCCATTTTTAAGACATCTGTAAAAGATAACCTGCAAAAACATAAAGCTGCAATGAAGACTATGGGACCACCAAAAGTTGAAGTACCTTCTCCAAAGGATTTCCTGAAGaaacattcaaaggaaaaaactcTACCACCCA AAAAAAGGTTTGATCGGAATGAGCCCAAAAAGCCTCCTGTGCCACTGCGGACTGATCATCCAGTCATGGGACTACagagtgaaaaaaattttataaatacaaatgcaGCCAATGTCATTATGGGAGTGGCTAGAAAGCCTAAGCCAATTTATGTTGACAAAAGAACTGGAGACCAGCATGATCTTGAAACCTCAGGACTAGTTCcaaaatacatcaataaaaag gATTATGGCATCACACCAGAATATATACATAAGCGAAATGAGGAAGTAAAGAAAGCCCAAGAAGAATATGATAATTATATCCAGGAAAACCTTAGGAAAGCAGCTATGAAGAGGCTCCCCGATGAAGAAAGGGAGGCGGTTCTGCAG GGGCTGAAGAAGAACTGGGAAGAGGTGCATAAGGAGTTTCAGTCCCTCTTGGTGTTCAATGACTCCATCCCAAAGAAGATCCGCaagcagaagctggaagaagagaTGAAGCAACTGGAACATGACATCAGCATCATCGAAAAgcacaaaattatttatattgcCAATAAGtaa